One genomic segment of Nerophis lumbriciformis linkage group LG20, RoL_Nlum_v2.1, whole genome shotgun sequence includes these proteins:
- the LOC140676645 gene encoding uncharacterized protein yields the protein MRTHTDNKHSECSTKKRGKTCLSCSVCDKSFSVKRNLTEHMRTHTGEKPFNCSVCGKSFSVKRNFTQHMRTHTGEKPFSCSVCGRIFSRNTFLTQHIRTHTGERPFNCSVCGKRFSVKSHLTEHLRTHTGEKTFNCLMCGKSYPVKSTLIQHTRTHTGEKPYNCSVCGKTFSRNTSLIKHMRTHTGEKTFSCSICGKSYSVKSTLIEHLRTHTGEKPCNCSVCGKGFSHNGSLWRHENTCWRKTI from the coding sequence atgaggactcacactgacaacaaacactctgaatgctcgacaaagaagagaggtaaaacatgtttgagctgctcagtttgtgacaaaagcttttctgttaagaggaatttgactgaacacatgagaacacacacaggagaaaaaccattcaattgttcagtttgtggcaaaagcttttctgttaagaggaattttactcaacacatgagaacacacacaggtgaaaaaccatttagttgttcagtttgtggcagaaTCTTTTCTCGTAATACCTTTTTGACTCAACATatcagaacacacacaggtgaaagaccatttaattgttcagtttgtggcaaacgcTTTTCTGTTAAGAGCCATTTGACTGAAcacctgagaacacacacaggtgaaaaaacatttaactGTTTGATGTGTGGCAAAAGCTATCCTGTTAAGAGCACTTTGATTCaacacacgagaacacacacaggtgaaaaaccatataattgttcagtttgtggaaaAACATTTTCTCGAAATACCTCTTTaattaaacacatgagaacacacacaggtgaaaaaacatttagttgttcaATTTGTGGCAAAAGCTATTCTGTTAAGAGCACTTTGATTGAACACTTGAGAacgcacacaggtgaaaaaccatgtaactgctcagtttgtggtaaagGCTTTTCTCATAATGGCTCTTTGTGGCGACACGAGAACACGTgttggagaaaaaccatttag
- the LOC133619336 gene encoding uncharacterized protein, whose protein sequence is MRTHTDNKHSECSSKKRSKTCLSCSVCAESFTKRSLLSQHMKTHTGEKTCKCSVCGKSFSVKRSLTQHMRTHTGEKPFNCSVCGKSFSRNSLLTQHMRTHTGEKPFNCSICGQNYSVKRNLTEHMTTHTGKKTFNCSVCGKSYSIKRSFTEHMRTHTGEKPFNCLICGKSLSVKRNLTEHMRKHTGEKTFSCSVCGKSFFGNSSLTQHMRTHTGEKPFNCSVCGKNFSRSSHLTQHMRTHTGEKPFNCSICGRNYSVKRNLTEHMTTHTGEKPLNCSVCGKSYSIKRSLTEHMRKHTGEKPFNCLICGKSFSVKRNLTEHMRTHTGLSTI, encoded by the coding sequence atgaggactcacactgacaacaaacactctgaatgctcttcAAAGAAGAgaagtaaaacatgtttgagctgctcagtttgtgctgaaagttttactAAAAGGAGTCTCTTGAgtcaacacatgaaaacacacacaggtgaaaaaacatgtaagtgttcagtttgtggcaaaagcttttctgttaagagaagtttgactcaacacatgagaacacacacaggagaaaaaccttttaactgttcagtttgtggcaaaagtttTTCTCGAAATAGccttttgactcaacacatgagaacacacactggtgaaaaaccatttaactgtTCAATTTGTGGTCAAAACTATTCTGTTAAGAggaatttgactgaacacatgacaacacacacagggaaaaaaacatttaattgttcagtttgtggcaaaagctattCTATTAAGAGGAGTTtcactgaacacatgagaacgcacacaggagaaaaaccatttaattgtttaatttgtGGAAAAAGCCTTTCTGTTAAGAggaatttgactgaacacatgagaaaacacacaggagaaaagacatttagttgttcagtttgtggcaaaagcttttttgGTAATAGtagtttgactcaacacatgagaacacacacaggagaaaaaccttttaactgttcagtttgtggcaaaaactTTTCTCGAAGtagccatttgactcaacacatgagaacacacacaggtgaaaaaccatttaactgtTCGATTTGTGGTCGAAACTATTCTGTTAAGAggaatttgactgaacacatgacaacacacacaggagaaaaaccattgaattgttcagtttgtggcaaaagctattCTATTAAGAGgagtttgactgaacacatgagaaagcACACGGGAGAAAAGccatttaattgtttaatttgtggcaaaagcttttctgttaagaggAATTTGACTGAGCACATGCGAACACACACTGGACTAAGTACCATTTAA